A region of Mesorhizobium sp. M3A.F.Ca.ET.080.04.2.1 DNA encodes the following proteins:
- the hisF gene encoding imidazole glycerol phosphate synthase subunit HisF, with translation MMLKARVIPCLDVKNGRVVKGVNFVDLIDAGDPVEAAKAYDAAGADELCFLDITASSDNRETIFDVVARTAEQCFMPLTVGGGVRQVADIRKLLLAGADKVSINTAAVKTPDFVAEAADKFGNQCIVVAIDAKKVSAAGEADRWEIFTHGGREKTGIDAVEFATRMVERGAGEILLTSMDRDGTKAGYDIALTRAIADAVRAPVIASGGVGTLDHMVEGIRDGHAGAVLAASIFHFGTYTIAEAKAHMAKAGLPMRLDSAAHRT, from the coding sequence CTGATGCTGAAGGCCCGCGTCATCCCTTGCCTCGACGTCAAGAACGGCCGCGTCGTCAAGGGCGTCAACTTCGTCGACCTCATCGATGCGGGCGATCCGGTCGAGGCCGCCAAGGCCTATGACGCGGCTGGCGCCGACGAGCTTTGCTTCCTCGACATCACCGCTTCGTCGGACAATCGCGAGACGATCTTCGACGTCGTCGCCCGCACGGCGGAACAGTGCTTCATGCCGCTCACCGTCGGGGGCGGCGTGCGCCAGGTGGCCGACATCCGCAAGCTGTTGCTGGCCGGCGCCGACAAGGTGTCGATCAACACGGCCGCGGTGAAGACCCCCGATTTCGTCGCGGAAGCCGCCGACAAGTTCGGCAACCAGTGCATTGTCGTCGCCATCGACGCCAAGAAGGTGTCGGCGGCCGGCGAGGCCGACCGCTGGGAGATCTTCACCCATGGCGGCCGCGAGAAGACCGGCATCGATGCGGTGGAATTCGCGACGCGGATGGTGGAGCGCGGCGCCGGCGAGATCCTTTTGACCTCGATGGACCGCGACGGCACCAAGGCCGGCTACGACATCGCGCTGACGCGCGCCATCGCCGATGCGGTGCGAGCGCCGGTCATCGCTTCGGGCGGCGTCGGCACGCTCGATCACATGGTGGAAGGCATCCGCGACGGCCATGCCGGCGCGGTGCTGGCCGCCTCGATATTCCATTTCGGCACCTACACCATCGCCGAAGCCAAGGCGCATATGGCAAAGGCCGGCCTGCCGATGCGGCTGGACTCGGCCGCCCATCGGACTTAA
- a CDS encoding phosphoribosyl-ATP diphosphatase, with the protein MAQFSLAELETIIHQRAHSGDPESWTAKLFAKGMDKAAQKLGEEAVEAVIAAIRGDRAALVSESADLLYHWLVVLGIAGVPLDDVMKELEGRTGRSGLAEKASRPKG; encoded by the coding sequence ATGGCTCAATTTTCGCTCGCCGAGCTGGAAACGATCATCCATCAGCGCGCCCATTCGGGCGACCCGGAATCATGGACGGCGAAGCTGTTCGCCAAGGGCATGGACAAGGCGGCGCAGAAGCTCGGCGAGGAAGCGGTCGAGGCCGTTATCGCCGCCATCCGCGGCGACCGCGCCGCCCTCGTTTCGGAAAGTGCGGATCTTCTATATCATTGGCTGGTCGTCCTTGGCATTGCGGGCGTTCCGCTGGACGACGTGATGAAGGAGCTCGAGGGACGCACCGGTCGCTCGGGCCTCGCCGAAAAGGCGTCGCGGCCCAAGGGCTGA
- the coaA gene encoding type I pantothenate kinase, with the protein MDQLAPTEKYSPYRFFSAEQWSQFRADTPLTLTEDEIHRLRSLNDPVDLEEVKRIYLSLSRLLSAHVEASQLLFRQRQAFFNAEDATKTPFIIGIAGSVAVGKSTTARVLKELLARWPSSPKVDLITTDGFLLPNEILRRDNLMERKGFPESYDVGALLRFLSGIKSAQRNVRAPVYSHLTYDVIPGEFVTIDRPDILIFEGINVLQPGKLPKDGKIVPFLSDFFDFAIYIDADETLIHQWYIQRFMRLRETAFRNPESFFHRYSQLSQDAARAIAEGLWANINLKNLRENILPTRARADLILRKGANHLVEEVALRKL; encoded by the coding sequence ATGGACCAGCTTGCTCCTACCGAGAAATATTCCCCCTACCGATTTTTTTCCGCCGAGCAATGGTCACAATTCCGCGCCGATACGCCGCTGACACTGACCGAGGACGAGATCCACCGGCTGCGTTCGCTCAACGATCCGGTCGACCTCGAAGAGGTCAAACGCATCTATCTGTCGCTGTCGCGCCTGCTCTCGGCGCATGTCGAGGCAAGCCAGCTCCTGTTTCGCCAGCGCCAGGCCTTCTTCAACGCCGAGGATGCGACCAAGACGCCCTTCATCATCGGCATCGCCGGCTCGGTCGCCGTCGGCAAGTCGACCACGGCACGCGTGCTGAAGGAACTTCTGGCGCGCTGGCCCTCGAGCCCCAAGGTCGATCTCATCACCACCGACGGTTTCCTTTTGCCGAACGAGATCCTGCGCCGCGACAATCTGATGGAGCGCAAGGGCTTTCCTGAAAGCTACGATGTCGGCGCGCTGCTGCGCTTCCTGTCGGGCATCAAATCGGCGCAACGCAATGTGCGGGCGCCGGTCTACTCGCACCTCACCTATGACGTCATCCCCGGCGAATTCGTCACCATCGACCGGCCGGACATATTGATCTTCGAGGGCATCAACGTGCTGCAGCCGGGCAAGCTGCCGAAGGACGGCAAGATCGTGCCGTTCCTGTCCGATTTCTTCGACTTCGCGATCTATATCGATGCCGACGAGACGCTGATCCACCAGTGGTACATCCAGCGCTTCATGCGGCTGCGCGAGACGGCCTTCCGCAATCCGGAATCCTTCTTCCACCGCTATTCGCAACTGTCGCAGGACGCCGCGCGCGCCATCGCCGAAGGTCTGTGGGCCAATATCAACCTGAAGAACCTGCGCGAGAACATCCTGCCGACACGGGCGCGGGCCGACCTTATCCTGCGCAAGGGCGCCAACCACCTTGTCGAGGAAGTGGCGCTGCGGAAATTGTGA
- a CDS encoding glycosyltransferase family 2 protein has product MNKVSNAAGRRTPAYSLVIPIFNEEAVLPLLVRRITALLDRLDASGEAIFVDDGSRDTSAIFLRGMVVEEPRFRLIELSRNFGHQIAITAGMDAAAGDAVIVLDGDLQDPPEVVLDLIAKWKEGYEIVYARRVKREGESLFKRMTAKLFYRVLEHMTSVTIPRDVGDFRLVGRKALETFKSMPERDRFVRGMFGWMGFRQTAVPFERPMRAAGETKYPFWKMTRLAVHGIMSFSDKPLRLSLWVGLAIAGVAALLGLYALFSWLFVSGVVHGWTSTVVIISFLSGINLFMTGIIGLYVGGIHAEVKRRPLYVIDRLNGFEEAISAMTNAEASKDRPTATREQRFG; this is encoded by the coding sequence GTGAACAAGGTGAGCAATGCCGCGGGCCGCAGGACCCCGGCCTATTCCCTGGTTATTCCTATCTTCAATGAAGAAGCGGTGCTGCCGCTGCTGGTGCGCCGGATCACGGCTTTGCTCGACAGGCTGGACGCAAGCGGCGAAGCCATCTTCGTCGACGATGGCAGCCGTGACACCAGCGCCATTTTCCTGCGCGGGATGGTCGTCGAGGAGCCGCGCTTCCGTCTTATCGAGCTGTCTCGCAACTTCGGCCATCAGATCGCGATCACGGCTGGCATGGACGCCGCCGCTGGCGACGCCGTGATCGTCCTGGATGGCGACCTTCAAGATCCGCCAGAAGTGGTGCTCGATCTCATTGCCAAGTGGAAGGAAGGCTACGAGATCGTCTACGCCCGACGCGTCAAGCGCGAAGGCGAGTCCCTGTTCAAGCGAATGACCGCCAAGCTGTTCTACCGCGTGCTGGAACACATGACCTCGGTCACCATCCCGCGCGATGTAGGCGATTTCCGACTTGTCGGGCGCAAGGCGCTGGAGACCTTCAAGAGCATGCCCGAGCGCGATCGCTTCGTGCGCGGCATGTTCGGCTGGATGGGCTTCAGGCAGACCGCGGTGCCGTTCGAGCGGCCGATGCGAGCGGCCGGGGAAACCAAATATCCGTTCTGGAAAATGACGCGGCTGGCGGTGCACGGCATCATGAGCTTTTCAGACAAACCGCTGCGCCTTTCGCTGTGGGTAGGCCTCGCCATTGCCGGCGTCGCTGCCCTGCTCGGCCTCTATGCCCTGTTTTCGTGGCTTTTCGTCAGCGGTGTCGTCCATGGCTGGACGTCGACAGTGGTGATCATCTCCTTCCTGTCAGGCATCAACCTCTTCATGACCGGCATCATCGGCCTTTATGTCGGGGGCATCCACGCCGAGGTGAAGCGCAGGCCCCTCTATGTGATCGATCGCCTGAACGGCTTCGAGGAAGCGATCTCCGCGATGACCAATGCCGAAGCCTCGAAGGATCGGCCGACGGCGACGCGCGAGCAGCGCTTCGGCTGA
- a CDS encoding alpha-ketoglutarate-dependent dioxygenase AlkB, with protein MLVLPKGVRHMPAYLSRPAQEALVEEIRRVVQAAPLYVPAMPRTGKEMSVRMTNCGALGWVTDKERGYRYQPTHPVTGQPWPPIPEALMQLWREVSAYPHPPEACLVNFYSSDAKMGLHQDRDEQDFAAPVVSVSLGDDCLFRVGQTTRDGATKSFRLKSGDVVVLGGEGRLAFHGVDRIYPATSALLKNGGRINLTLRRVCR; from the coding sequence ATGCTCGTTCTGCCCAAGGGCGTTCGCCATATGCCGGCTTATCTTTCCCGCCCGGCCCAGGAAGCTCTGGTCGAAGAAATCAGGCGCGTGGTGCAGGCTGCACCCCTTTACGTGCCGGCCATGCCGCGCACGGGCAAGGAAATGAGCGTGCGCATGACCAATTGCGGCGCGTTGGGCTGGGTGACCGACAAGGAGCGCGGCTATCGCTACCAGCCGACGCATCCGGTCACCGGCCAGCCCTGGCCACCGATCCCCGAGGCCTTGATGCAGCTTTGGCGCGAGGTGTCGGCCTATCCGCACCCGCCGGAAGCCTGCCTCGTCAATTTCTATTCGAGCGACGCCAAAATGGGCCTGCACCAGGACCGCGACGAGCAGGATTTCGCCGCACCCGTGGTCTCCGTGTCCCTGGGAGACGACTGCCTTTTCCGCGTCGGTCAGACCACGCGCGACGGTGCGACGAAGTCGTTCAGGCTCAAAAGCGGCGATGTCGTCGTGCTCGGCGGCGAGGGGCGCCTCGCCTTCCACGGCGTCGACCGCATCTATCCGGCGACCTCGGCTCTATTGAAGAACGGCGGCCGCATCAACCTGACGCTGCGGCGGGTCTGCCGCTGA
- the arfB gene encoding alternative ribosome rescue aminoacyl-tRNA hydrolase ArfB encodes MNADDKIIIADEAVISPGDLREDFIRSSGPGGQNVNKVATAVQLRFDAANAPGLSERVRQRTIKFAGQRATKDGVVVIEAGRFRTQEQNRADARARLTALVMKAAEPPPPPRKKTKPSKGAVERRLKTKAGRSTVKKLRGRVDSD; translated from the coding sequence ATGAACGCCGACGACAAGATCATCATCGCCGACGAGGCTGTCATCAGCCCCGGTGATCTGCGCGAGGATTTCATCCGGTCCTCCGGCCCGGGCGGCCAGAATGTCAACAAGGTGGCGACCGCGGTGCAACTGCGCTTCGACGCGGCGAACGCGCCGGGCCTTTCCGAGCGCGTGCGGCAGCGAACGATCAAGTTCGCCGGCCAGCGCGCCACCAAGGACGGCGTCGTCGTCATCGAGGCCGGCCGCTTCCGCACCCAGGAGCAGAACCGCGCTGACGCCAGGGCCCGGCTGACCGCGCTGGTCATGAAAGCGGCTGAGCCGCCACCGCCGCCGCGCAAGAAGACCAAACCTTCGAAAGGCGCCGTCGAACGCCGCCTCAAGACCAAGGCCGGTCGCTCGACGGTCAAGAAGCTGCGCGGCCGGGTCGACAGCGACTAG
- a CDS encoding phosphoenolpyruvate carboxykinase — translation MLEAGKRNPDCAIDAIGLTTTGMVRYNFGPALLYEESIRRGEARLTAHGALVAETGQHTGRSPKDKFVVRDDRTEPHVWWDNNKAISPAQFEALLSDFRAHAATKDLYVQDLVGGADADLRLPVRVVTEFAWHSLFIRNLLIRPQPAELERFVPEMTIIDLPSFRADPTRHGTRTETVIAVDLTRKIVLIGGTSYAGEMKKSVFTMLNYLLPEKGVMPMHCSANEGPAGDAAVFFGLSGTGKTTLSADPSRTLIGDDEHGWGPHGIFNFEGGCYAKTIRLSAEAEPEIFATTQRFGTVLENVVLDAGRLPDFNDGSLTENTRCAYPLDYIPNASRSGRASHPKNIIMLTADAFGVMPPIARLTPAQAMYHFLSGYTAKVAGTEKGVTEPEATFSTCFGAPFMPRHPSEYGNLLRQLIAGHGVACWLVNTGWTGGAYGTGRRMPIKVTRALLGAALDGSLNAAAFRTDANFGFEVPVAVPGVDSAILDPRSTWADKPAYDRQAAKLVSMFAVNFEKFEQHVDAAIMGAAPRLQEAAE, via the coding sequence ATGTTGGAAGCCGGAAAACGCAACCCCGACTGCGCGATTGATGCGATCGGCCTGACGACCACGGGCATGGTGCGCTACAATTTCGGACCAGCACTTCTCTATGAGGAATCGATCCGCCGCGGCGAGGCCAGATTGACCGCGCATGGCGCGCTGGTCGCGGAAACGGGGCAGCATACCGGCCGCTCGCCCAAGGACAAATTCGTCGTGCGCGACGACAGGACCGAGCCGCATGTCTGGTGGGACAACAACAAGGCGATCTCGCCTGCTCAGTTCGAGGCGCTGCTCTCCGACTTCCGCGCCCATGCCGCAACCAAGGACCTCTATGTCCAGGACCTTGTCGGCGGCGCCGACGCCGATCTCAGGCTGCCGGTTCGGGTCGTCACCGAATTCGCCTGGCATTCGCTATTCATTCGCAACCTTCTGATCCGTCCGCAACCGGCCGAACTCGAGCGCTTCGTGCCGGAAATGACGATCATCGATCTGCCGTCCTTCCGCGCCGACCCGACGCGCCACGGCACCCGCACCGAAACCGTGATCGCGGTCGATCTGACGCGCAAGATCGTGCTGATCGGCGGCACCTCCTATGCCGGCGAGATGAAGAAGTCGGTATTCACCATGCTGAACTACCTGCTGCCGGAAAAAGGCGTGATGCCGATGCATTGTTCGGCCAACGAGGGACCCGCCGGCGACGCCGCGGTCTTCTTCGGCCTCTCCGGAACCGGCAAGACCACCCTCTCGGCCGATCCTTCGCGCACGCTGATCGGCGACGACGAGCATGGCTGGGGTCCGCATGGCATCTTCAATTTCGAAGGCGGCTGCTACGCCAAGACCATCAGGCTGTCGGCCGAGGCCGAGCCGGAGATCTTCGCCACCACGCAGCGTTTCGGCACCGTGCTGGAGAACGTCGTGCTCGACGCCGGCCGCCTGCCGGATTTCAACGACGGCAGCCTCACCGAGAACACCCGTTGCGCCTACCCGCTGGATTACATTCCCAACGCCAGCCGGAGCGGCCGCGCCAGCCACCCGAAGAACATCATCATGCTCACCGCCGACGCCTTCGGCGTGATGCCGCCGATCGCCAGGCTGACCCCTGCGCAGGCCATGTACCACTTCCTTTCCGGCTATACGGCAAAGGTCGCTGGAACCGAAAAGGGCGTCACCGAGCCGGAGGCGACCTTCTCGACCTGCTTCGGCGCGCCCTTCATGCCGCGCCACCCGTCCGAATACGGCAATCTGCTGCGCCAGCTTATCGCCGGCCACGGCGTCGCTTGCTGGCTGGTCAACACCGGCTGGACCGGCGGCGCCTACGGCACCGGCCGGCGCATGCCGATCAAGGTGACGCGCGCCTTGCTCGGTGCCGCGCTCGACGGCTCGCTGAATGCCGCAGCCTTCCGGACAGACGCGAATTTCGGCTTCGAGGTGCCGGTGGCGGTTCCGGGCGTCGACAGTGCCATCCTCGATCCGCGCTCGACCTGGGCCGATAAGCCCGCCTACGACCGGCAGGCGGCGAAGCTGGTCAGCATGTTCGCCGTCAATTTCGAGAAGTTCGAGCAGCATGTCGACGCCGCCATCATGGGCGCCGCGCCGCGCCTGCAGGAAGCGGCCGAATAG
- a CDS encoding response regulator transcription factor, producing MATIALVDDDRNILTSVSIALESEGYRVETYTDGASALEGLAARPPNLAILDIKMPRMDGMELLRRMRQKSDLPVIFLTSKDDEIDELFGLKMGADDFIRKPFSQRLLVERVRAVLRRTSAREAAAKAPSQQARSLERGQLVMDQERHTCTWKGEPVTLTVTEFLILHSLAQRPGVVKSRDALMDSAYDEQVYVDDRTIDSHIKRLRKKFKAVDDDFEMIETLYGVGYRFREA from the coding sequence ATGGCAACAATCGCGCTTGTCGATGACGACCGCAACATTCTGACTTCGGTGTCGATCGCGCTCGAGTCCGAGGGCTATCGGGTCGAGACCTACACGGATGGTGCGTCGGCACTGGAAGGCCTGGCGGCGCGTCCGCCGAACCTTGCCATCCTCGACATCAAGATGCCGCGCATGGACGGCATGGAACTGCTGCGGCGCATGCGGCAGAAATCCGACCTGCCGGTGATCTTCCTGACCTCGAAGGACGATGAGATCGACGAGCTGTTCGGCCTCAAGATGGGCGCCGACGATTTCATCCGCAAACCCTTCTCGCAGCGCCTGCTGGTCGAGCGGGTGCGCGCGGTGCTGCGCCGCACCAGCGCCCGCGAGGCGGCGGCCAAGGCGCCAAGCCAGCAGGCGCGCTCGCTCGAGCGCGGCCAACTCGTGATGGACCAAGAGCGGCACACCTGCACCTGGAAGGGCGAGCCGGTGACGCTGACGGTGACCGAGTTCCTGATCCTGCATTCGCTGGCGCAACGGCCAGGTGTGGTAAAAAGCCGTGATGCGCTGATGGACTCAGCCTATGATGAGCAGGTGTATGTCGATGATCGCACCATCGACAGCCACATCAAGCGGCTGCGCAAGAAGTTCAAGGCGGTCGATGACGACTTCGAGATGATCGAAACCCTTTACGGAGTGGGATACCGGTTCCGCGAAGCTTGA
- a CDS encoding sensor histidine kinase has protein sequence MAVETERVRRMGAGKRPSRILPAFVSKVTVPMRRFLGHHIFSSLTRRILFLNLAGLAVLVTGILYLNTFRDGLIDARVESLMTQGEIIAGAIAASATVETDSISIDPEKLLELQAGESLGPGSDQLDNLDFPINPERVAPVLRRLISPTRTRARIYDRDANLLLDSRHLYSRGQILRYDLPPVDDEEPGVLERVEKFVFDFFRNKDLPIYHEQPGGNGAAFPEVVKALTGSPSTIVRVSEQGEQIVSVAVPIQRFRAVLGVLMLSTEGGDIDKIVAAERKAILRVFGVAALVTAILSMLLASTIANPLRRLSAAAVRVRRGIKSREEIPDFSDRQDEIGNLSIAVRDMTNALYARIEAIESFAADVSHELKNPLTSLRSAVETLPLAKNENSRGRLMEIIQHDVKRLDRLITDISDASRLDAELAREDAGTVDLKKFVTDLIAVSRETTRHKKAVEIELKIGKLPQGVKGYFVVGHDLRIGQVITNLIENARSFVPEEHGHITVSLARAGKFNIITVDDNGPGIRAENIDRIFERFYTDRPAGEAFGQNSGLGLSISRQIVEAHGGTLTAENIPGTKPGEIKGARFVVTMPAEG, from the coding sequence ATGGCAGTGGAGACAGAGCGAGTCAGGCGGATGGGCGCGGGGAAGCGCCCATCGCGGATTCTGCCCGCCTTCGTGTCGAAGGTCACGGTGCCGATGCGCCGCTTCCTCGGCCACCACATCTTCTCCAGCCTGACGCGGCGCATTCTGTTCCTCAACCTGGCCGGCCTCGCCGTGCTGGTGACGGGCATCCTCTATCTCAACACCTTTCGAGACGGGCTGATCGACGCGCGGGTGGAAAGCCTGATGACGCAAGGCGAGATCATCGCCGGCGCCATCGCCGCCTCGGCGACGGTCGAGACGGATTCGATCAGCATCGATCCGGAAAAGCTGCTCGAGCTGCAGGCCGGCGAAAGCCTGGGGCCCGGCTCCGACCAGCTCGACAATCTCGATTTCCCGATCAATCCGGAGCGCGTCGCCCCGGTGCTGCGGCGACTGATCTCGCCGACCCGGACGCGCGCCCGCATCTATGACCGGGACGCCAACCTTCTGCTCGATTCGCGCCACCTCTATTCGCGCGGCCAGATCCTGCGCTACGACCTGCCGCCCGTCGACGACGAGGAACCGGGGGTTTTGGAACGTGTCGAAAAATTCGTGTTCGACTTCTTCCGCAACAAGGATCTGCCGATCTATCACGAGCAACCCGGCGGCAACGGCGCGGCGTTCCCGGAAGTGGTCAAGGCGCTGACCGGCAGCCCTTCCACCATCGTGCGGGTGAGCGAGCAGGGCGAGCAGATCGTCTCGGTCGCGGTGCCGATCCAGCGCTTCCGCGCCGTGCTCGGCGTGCTGATGCTGTCGACCGAAGGCGGCGACATCGACAAGATCGTCGCTGCGGAGCGCAAGGCGATCCTGCGCGTCTTCGGCGTCGCCGCCCTGGTCACCGCGATCCTGTCGATGCTGCTCGCCTCGACCATCGCCAACCCTCTGCGGCGGCTGTCCGCCGCTGCGGTGCGCGTGCGGCGCGGCATCAAGAGCCGCGAGGAGATACCCGACTTTTCCGACCGGCAGGACGAGATCGGCAATCTGTCGATCGCGGTGCGCGACATGACCAACGCGCTCTATGCCCGCATCGAGGCGATCGAGAGCTTCGCCGCCGATGTGTCGCACGAACTGAAGAACCCGCTGACGTCGCTGCGCAGCGCTGTGGAAACGCTGCCTTTGGCGAAGAACGAAAATTCGCGCGGGCGGCTGATGGAGATCATCCAGCACGACGTGAAGCGGCTCGACCGGCTGATCACCGACATTTCCGACGCTTCGCGTCTCGACGCCGAGCTGGCGCGCGAAGATGCCGGCACGGTCGACCTGAAGAAGTTCGTCACCGATCTGATCGCCGTCTCGCGCGAGACGACCCGCCACAAGAAGGCGGTCGAGATCGAGCTCAAGATCGGCAAGCTGCCGCAAGGGGTCAAGGGCTATTTCGTGGTCGGCCACGACCTCAGGATCGGCCAGGTCATCACCAACCTGATCGAAAACGCGCGTTCCTTCGTGCCCGAAGAGCATGGCCACATCACGGTGTCGCTGGCGCGCGCCGGCAAGTTCAACATCATCACCGTCGACGACAACGGTCCTGGCATCCGGGCCGAGAACATCGACCGCATCTTCGAGCGCTTCTATACCGACCGGCCGGCCGGCGAGGCGTTCGGGCAGAATTCCGGCCTCGGCCTGTCGATCAGCCGCCAGATCGTCGAGGCGCATGGCGGCACGCTGACAGCCGAGAACATCCCAGGCACCAAGCCCGGCGAGATCAAGGGCGCGCGCTTCGTCGTGACAATGCCCGCCGAAGGCTGA
- a CDS encoding serine kinase, with translation MADPAAKPLNIHGTAILIGERGVLIVGPSGSGKTTLALALIDHCRARAQFARLVGDDQLFASCHGGRLVCRTPATIAGLVEVPGIGPQPVPFEPAAVIDLAVRLVERSETARLQDEATEEFAGCAVPIVDVVRQNATSALPVVMARLSARLFS, from the coding sequence ATGGCAGATCCAGCCGCGAAGCCACTCAACATCCATGGGACGGCGATCCTGATCGGCGAGCGCGGCGTGCTGATCGTCGGGCCGTCCGGCTCGGGCAAGACGACATTGGCCCTGGCGCTGATCGACCATTGCCGCGCGCGAGCGCAGTTCGCCCGGCTGGTCGGCGACGACCAGTTGTTTGCAAGCTGTCACGGCGGCCGGCTAGTCTGCCGTACCCCCGCCACCATCGCCGGCCTGGTCGAGGTGCCCGGCATCGGACCGCAGCCAGTGCCCTTCGAGCCGGCCGCTGTAATCGACCTCGCCGTGCGCTTGGTGGAACGGAGCGAGACGGCGCGTCTGCAGGACGAAGCGACCGAGGAGTTCGCCGGTTGTGCGGTTCCGATTGTCGATGTTGTCCGACAAAACGCCACATCCGCGCTGCCGGTTGTGATGGCGCGGCTCTCGGCCCGGCTTTTTTCATGA
- a CDS encoding PTS sugar transporter subunit IIA, with amino-acid sequence MIGLVLVTHGQLANEFRHAVEHVVGPQDNFETVAIGADDDMEKRRADIVDAVARVDTGAGVIVLTDMFGGTPSNLAISVMESGRTEVIAGMNLPMLIKLSSVRKGDNMAAALDEAQAAGRKYINVASQLLSSK; translated from the coding sequence ATGATCGGACTCGTGCTCGTGACGCACGGTCAACTCGCCAACGAGTTCCGGCATGCCGTAGAACATGTGGTGGGACCACAGGACAATTTCGAAACCGTTGCGATCGGCGCCGACGACGACATGGAGAAGCGCCGCGCTGACATCGTCGACGCAGTCGCGCGCGTCGATACCGGAGCCGGCGTCATCGTGCTCACCGACATGTTCGGCGGCACGCCCTCCAACCTCGCCATCTCCGTGATGGAATCCGGCCGCACCGAGGTGATCGCCGGCATGAACCTGCCGATGCTGATCAAGCTGTCGTCGGTTCGCAAGGGCGACAACATGGCCGCCGCGCTCGACGAGGCGCAGGCAGCGGGCCGCAAATACATCAACGTCGCCAGCCAGCTTCTGAGCAGCAAATGA
- a CDS encoding HPr family phosphocarrier protein, which yields MNTQAPEKDEVVREFPIVNQRGLHARASAKFVQVASGFDATIHVEKDGVKVGGTSIMGLMMLAASPGYSIRVTATGREAGPAMDALEQLVASRFGEEI from the coding sequence ATGAACACCCAGGCGCCGGAGAAGGACGAGGTGGTGCGGGAGTTTCCGATCGTCAACCAGCGCGGCCTGCATGCCCGCGCCTCGGCCAAGTTCGTCCAGGTCGCAAGCGGCTTCGATGCCACCATCCATGTCGAAAAGGATGGCGTGAAGGTGGGCGGGACCTCGATCATGGGCCTGATGATGCTGGCGGCAAGCCCCGGCTATTCGATCCGTGTCACCGCCACCGGACGGGAAGCCGGACCTGCCATGGACGCGCTGGAACAGCTGGTCGCTTCGCGCTTCGGCGAGGAAATCTGA